The proteins below are encoded in one region of Oreochromis niloticus isolate F11D_XX linkage group LG6, O_niloticus_UMD_NMBU, whole genome shotgun sequence:
- the LOC102079007 gene encoding C-type lectin domain family 4 member M-like, whose translation MDYENVPDTSARKRKLCRLVVLSFGLLFILQVILSISLRLALYESTKNETKEEESLRRKLNMFDLNTQQGWVYFRGSFYYISYIKKSWSDSREDCLQRGADLVIISSIEEQNFIRLFRRNTWIGLSDTEEEGTWKWVDGTLLNSSFRYWRTGEPNSLRDEDCGVMVANDEENCWNDANCRDENFWICEKMVDQ comes from the exons ATGGACTATGAAAATGTACCTGATACATCAGCAAGAA aaagaaaactctGCAGACTAGTTGTTCTGAGCTTTGGACTTCTGTTTATTCTTCAAGTTATTCTCAGCATTTCCCTGCGACTGGCTCTTT ACGAGTCCACTAAAAATGAGACTAAAGAAGAAGAGTCACTGAGGAGGAAGCTGAATATGTTT GATCTCAATACCCAACAAGGATGGGTTTACTTCAGGGGCAGTTTTTATTACATTTCGTATATTAAAAAGTCCTGGAGTGACAGCAGAGAGGACTGTTTGCAAAGAGGTGCAGACCTGGTGATTATCAGCAGCATAGAGGAACAG AACTTCATAAGGCTGTTCAGGCGTAACACGTGGATCGGACTGAGTGACACAGAGGAAGAGGGGACGTGGAAGTGGGTGGACGGGACTTTGCTGAACAGCAG TTTCAGATACTGGCGAACCGGGGAGCCCAACAGCCTTAGAGACGAAGACTGTGGTGTGATGGTGGCCAATGACGAAGAAAACTGCTGGAATGACGCAAACTGCAGGGATGAAAACTTTTGGATCTGTGAAAAAATGGTGGACCAGTGA
- the LOC109202409 gene encoding uncharacterized protein LOC109202409, with product MDRDSMIEFYFRLGMSYKCILKSLAMQGTIVTERHLNRILRAKSLYRRKYDLDAGIDFIVNQLQGPGKDHGYRWMFTKCKQHGIAIRKEDVRILISLLDPVGSQVRQTRRLRRRQYFAQGPNFVWHIDSYDKLKPYGICINGCIDGFSRNIIWLRAAHTNSDPKVIGGYFVEAVESRGGFPRLVRTDMGTENVLVRDLQCYLRRNDGDDRAGDRSYVTGASTANQRIESWWGVMRKEGVETWITLLGELKDEGFFSGDFIDKALSQFCFMPIIQEVLNDIRSVWNAHRIRPSKNNNVPCGIPDVMHMAPHLWGAEDCLVPLTEDLTLCKNSCTFVSSVPCDVQVFDLCTIIMEESNLEFPSTMSQALDLYFHLRDTLRSQLFEAT from the exons ATGGACAGAGACAGTAtgattgagttttattttaggcTGGGAATGAGCtacaaatgcattttgaaaAGCCTGGCAATGCAAGGAACCATCGTTACGGAGAGACATTTAAATCGGATATTGAGAGCCAAGTCGCTTTACAGACGTAAGTACGACCTGGACGCCGGGATAGATTTTATTGTAAACCAACTGCAAGGGCCTGGGAAGGATCACGGTTATCGGTGGATGTTTACAAAGTGCAAACAACACGGCATTGCGATCAGGAAAGAAGACGTCAGGATCCTCATCTCTTTGCTGGACCCAGTAGGTTCCCAGGTTCGCCAGACCAGACGTCTCAGAAGGAGGCAATATTTTGCTCAGGGGCCTAACTTTGTGTGGCACATAGACTCTTATGACAAACTGAAGCCATATGGGATATGTATTAATGGATGCATCGACGGTTTCTCACGCAACATCATTTGGCTGCGGGCCGCACACACTAACAGTGACCCAAAGGTTATCGGAGGTTACTTTGTGGAAGCAGTGGAGAGCCGGGGGGGATTCCCCAGGCTCGTACGAACTGACATGGGCACTGAGAACGTGTTGGTCAGAGACCTCCAGTGTTATTTACGGAGAAATGACGGGGATGATAgagcaggagacagaagctACGTCACAGGAGCAAGTACCGCAAACCAGAGAATTGAGAGCTGGTGGGGAGTGATGAGAAAAGAAGGAGTCGAGACATGGATCACGCTTCTAGGAGAACTGAAGGACGAAGGATTCTTCTCTGGGGATTTCATTGACAAAGCTCTGTCACAGTTCTGCTTCATGCCAATCATTCAG GAGGTATTGAATGACATCCGGAGTGTTTGGAATGCTCACCGTATAAGGCCCTCAAAGAATAACAACGTGCCCTGTGGGATACCTGATGTCATGCACATGGCCCCTCACCTTTGGGGTGCAGAAGACTGTCTCGTTCCACTGACAGAAGATTTGACCTTGTGTAAAAATAGCTGCACTTTTGTTAGTTCCGTCCCATGTGATGTGCAAGTGTTTGATTTGTGCACAATAATAATGGAGGAATCAAACTTGGAATTCCCATCTACCATGTCCCAGGCCCTTGATTTATATTTTCATCTCAGGGATACACTTCGTTCACAGTTATTTGAGGCTACTTAA